Proteins co-encoded in one Nicotiana sylvestris chromosome 7, ASM39365v2, whole genome shotgun sequence genomic window:
- the LOC138873643 gene encoding uncharacterized protein, with translation MVKLAVTKAKTAIFGRLYKELGNKGGEKKSFRLAKATKKKARGLDQVRCIIDEDGRVLMGEAHIKQRWQTYFHKLQNKEGDRDIVVGELGHFEGYRDFGYCRRIKVEEVVGAMCKMSRGRATGPDEILGYEDLYMVFIDLEKAYDKVPREVLRRCLKAKGVSVAYIMVSKDMYDGAKTRARTMGGDSEHFSIVMDLHQGSVLSQFLLALMVSTRATRLDGRPPVPPAVVTRGRGHSHGCGRGRIARAAPADPSAAPVQDQVPAMDAPAAPA, from the exons ATGGTGAAGTTGGCGGTCACGAAGGCTAAGACTGCAATATTTGGTCGTCTATACAAGGAACTGGGGAATAAAGGCGGGGAAAAGAAGTCATTCCGGCTGGCCAAGGCGACAAAAAAGAAGGCTCGAggtctggaccaagtgaggtgcatcatAGACGAGGATGGTAGAGTTTTGATGGGAGAGGCTCATATTAAGCAGAGATGGCAGacatactttcataaacttcaGAATAAAGAGGGGGACCGGGATATTGTGGTAGGTGAATTGGGGCATTTTGAGGGTTACCGAGACTTTGGGTACTGTAGGCGCATTAAGGTTGAGGAGGTTGTGGGGGCTATgtgtaagatgagtaggggcagagCAACCGGGCCAGATGAAATTTTG ggatatgAAGATCTgtacatggtgtttattgacttggAGAAAGCATATGACAAGGTCCCTAGGGAGGTTCTTCGGAGATGCCTGAAGGCAAAAGGTGTGTCGGTTGCCTACATTATGGTGagtaaggacatgtatgatggagctaagactcgagCTAGGACCATGGGAGGCGACTCGGAGCACTTCTCGATTGTTATGGATTTACACCAAGGATCTGTGCTTAGCCAGTTCTTATTAGCTCTG ATGGTGAGCACACGCGCTACCAGACTGGATGggcgaccaccagtgccaccagctgtggtcaccagaggccgaggacacaGCCATGGTTGTGGAAGGGGTAgaatagctagggcagcacctgcagatccatcagctgccccagttcaggaccaGGTCCCAgctatggacgctccagcagcacccgCTTAG